In Arthrobacter citreus, a single genomic region encodes these proteins:
- a CDS encoding sugar ABC transporter substrate-binding protein, with the protein MSKKILMKSWILLFVAMILFSGCSQQSASTKGDGKVTIKFSVAEYDSKIKPEMQDMIKRFEKENPNIKVKLLVSNWNDYHDRLVTWVTGNQAPDIANLSGLWIGEFKDMDAIKPIDSYVNKDLLNTFVQTPLNSFKGSNGKLTGLPFFLDPRVLYYRKDLFEKNHLQAPKTWDDLYNDAKILTSSDVYGFGVGGKYPNVMTGFEYFYFNSDPSVSSEHFGPHNKLLFNSKQGVDSLAFLNKLVKDGLTNPNPNAIEWENGVQPIFQSGKLAMMITGPWFASMLDQDKKVEYGMVPVPTAKPGMVSKSVMQPDVISVMSNDSSKKAAIGKFLQFMYKPDNRLNFALNHGNIPELTSVLNDPKYNSTENNKFFASLLPNAINKYADTGKFGDQMDHIVTDEIQKVYLQQISPKSALKESAKQVKDLYAN; encoded by the coding sequence ATGAGTAAAAAAATTCTAATGAAAAGTTGGATTCTACTTTTCGTGGCAATGATTCTTTTTTCAGGGTGTAGTCAACAGTCTGCTTCTACAAAAGGGGATGGAAAGGTTACGATTAAATTTTCTGTTGCAGAGTATGATTCGAAGATTAAGCCTGAAATGCAGGATATGATTAAGCGTTTTGAAAAAGAAAATCCGAATATTAAAGTTAAGTTATTAGTTAGCAACTGGAATGACTATCATGATCGTTTAGTTACTTGGGTTACTGGAAATCAAGCTCCTGATATTGCGAATTTATCTGGTTTATGGATTGGTGAATTTAAAGATATGGATGCGATTAAGCCAATAGACTCATATGTGAATAAAGACCTTTTAAATACTTTTGTTCAAACTCCATTAAATTCTTTCAAAGGAAGTAACGGAAAATTAACTGGTTTACCATTCTTTCTTGATCCTAGGGTTTTATATTATCGCAAAGATTTATTTGAGAAAAATCACTTACAAGCTCCAAAAACTTGGGATGATCTCTACAATGATGCGAAAATATTAACTTCTTCTGATGTTTATGGTTTTGGTGTAGGTGGAAAATATCCAAACGTAATGACAGGCTTTGAGTATTTCTACTTTAATTCAGATCCAAGCGTATCTTCTGAACATTTTGGACCTCACAATAAATTATTATTTAATTCAAAACAAGGCGTAGACTCTTTAGCATTTTTAAATAAGTTAGTAAAAGATGGATTAACAAATCCGAATCCAAATGCAATTGAATGGGAAAATGGTGTTCAACCAATCTTCCAATCTGGGAAACTCGCAATGATGATAACTGGACCTTGGTTCGCTTCGATGCTAGACCAAGATAAAAAGGTTGAGTACGGCATGGTGCCAGTTCCGACAGCAAAACCAGGAATGGTTTCAAAATCGGTTATGCAGCCTGATGTCATTTCAGTTATGAGCAATGACTCTTCTAAAAAAGCAGCAATTGGTAAGTTCCTACAATTTATGTATAAGCCTGATAATCGTTTAAACTTCGCTTTAAACCATGGAAATATTCCAGAGTTAACGTCAGTGTTAAATGATCCTAAATATAATAGCACAGAAAATAATAAGTTCTTTGCATCTCTTTTACCAAATGCAATCAATAAATATGCTGATACTGGTAAGTTCGGTGATCAAATGGACCACATCGTAACGGATGAAATTCAAAAGGTTTATTTACAACAAATTAGTCCAAAATCAGCATTAAAAGAATCTGCTAAACAAGTAAAAGATTTATATGCGAATTAA